The Campylobacter sp. MG1 genome includes the window TTGTAACTATTAATAACCTTAAATACACTTGGAATTTTATAAACTATAGGTTCAACTTAACTCATTAATTAGATTACAAAATATTTAGTTTTACAATAACTTGTAAAACTAAAATAACGCATAAAGAAGAATTTGTAAAAAACTTAAATAAGATACAAAAAATAGTAAATGCCACAAAAGAGCAATTGTTCTAATACTTTATCTAATTAGTGTTTATGGTGGTTTAAATTCTTTTTATAAGTACTCAAAAGCTTATGAAAAAAATTTTAATTTACATTTATTTGGAAACGATAATAATATTGAAGAATGTCTAATAAGTTTATATGAAAGTAAAGTTCTACCTAATAAAATTTTTATATATTCTGATAATTTAGAGTTAGTAAAATAGTCTATAACATTTGTTGAAATCTGTGAAAAAAAGGAATATGAGATATTAAATAATAAAGATATTTTTATACAAGCAAAAAAATTAAATAAAAATGAATTAAAAAATATCAACGTTAAAAATATTCACAACCATTAAATATTTATAAAGAAAAAATTAATATATTATATACAAATTTATTTAAAGGAAAAAAATGAAAAAAGTATTTTTTATGTTATGTGCTACATTATTTTTGGTAGCTTGTGGTGGAGATAATCCTAAAGATATAGCTAAAAATTTTATTGAAAGTGCTTATAATGGCAAAGTTGAAAATATGATGAAGTACTTAGATGTCCCAGATAATCAAAAAGAAACCGCTAAAGGTAAATTATCTATGATGGTTTTAATGACAGCTGAAGCCACAAATAAAAAAGGTGGTATAAGCAATATTTCTATTATTGATATAACTGAAAATGATGAAAATGCAAATGTTACATTAAAAATAACATTTAAAGATAAAAGTGAAGCAAATGAAAATGTAAGATTATACAAAAAAGATAAAAAATGGTATGTAAAAATGTAAATTTTAATTTTTTTAAAATAATAGATGAAGTTTCACGTGAAACAATTTAGAAAATATTATACAAAGGAAATAAAATGAATAAAGTGTTGTTTTCAGGTTTTTTGGCTATTAGTTTAAATGCGGCTGGATTTTTGATGATAGATAGTGATAAAACTGCATATTTTACAATTAACGACCATAAAGATAAAGTTGAATTTATTAGCGGA containing:
- a CDS encoding DUF4878 domain-containing protein, translating into MKKVFFMLCATLFLVACGGDNPKDIAKNFIESAYNGKVENMMKYLDVPDNQKETAKGKLSMMVLMTAEATNKKGGISNISIIDITENDENANVTLKITFKDKSEANENVRLYKKDKKWYVKM